DNA from Cyanobacteriota bacterium:
GCTTTAATTTTGCTGCTGTCTGTGTTTACCCTTGTTATGTAAAACAGGTAGCAGAACTCTTGCACAACAAATCACCCAAGGTGTGCACAGTGATTGGTTTTCCCGCAGGAGCAACCACCTCTGCAGTCAAGCTGTATGAAGCCCAAGAAGCTGTAGAAAACGGCGCAACCGAACTGGACGTAGTGATTAATCTAGGATGGTTGAAAGCAGGGAAGACCAACGAACTCCATCGCGAATTGGCAGAAATCTGCGAGGAAACTGGACAAACCGTGAAGGCAATCTTGGAGATGACCTTGCTAACAGAGCCAGAAAAGCGGCTAGCCGTGGAAGTATGCGCTGATGCCGGGGTACAGTTTTTGAAAACCAGCACAGGTTGGAATGGTGGGGCAACTGTGGCCGATGTGCGCTTGATGAAGGAGGTAACCAAAGGAAAGGTTGGGATCAAAGCCTCTGGCGGAATTCGTACTCATGAGCAGGCGATCGACCTAGTGTTGGCTGGTGCTACTCGACTAGGCACCTCCTACAGCATCGAACTATTGCGTCAGCGAGAGGCGATCGCCACCAACGAGCGATCAGCAACCAACTAAAAAACCCCTGCCAATTTGACAGGGGTAACACCATCTCTCTAGAAGGAGCAAACCCAACACTTACAGGGCATTACCACGAGGTAGAACTTCCTCAGGGAATACAAAACCTTCATGGGGCTGGTCTTGAGGAGCCATCCAAGCACGGATACCCTCATTCAGCAGAAT
Protein-coding regions in this window:
- the deoC gene encoding deoxyribose-phosphate aldolase — translated: MTIDPNTIDIAPLIDHTLLVPTATPEAIQQWCEEAIRFNFAAVCVYPCYVKQVAELLHNKSPKVCTVIGFPAGATTSAVKLYEAQEAVENGATELDVVINLGWLKAGKTNELHRELAEICEETGQTVKAILEMTLLTEPEKRLAVEVCADAGVQFLKTSTGWNGGATVADVRLMKEVTKGKVGIKASGGIRTHEQAIDLVLAGATRLGTSYSIELLRQREAIATNERSATN
- a CDS encoding photosystem II protein D2, producing ILLNEGIRAWMAPQDQPHEGFVFPEEVLPRGNAL